TAACCGGTGAGTAGTCAATGTTTGAAGGCATTGGAAGAAAGAACTCAGATGTTCCAAACCAGCGCTTGACGGTTAGTCCCAAAGAAAATCTAAGCCGCCCATCAATAAGTGTTGGCTTTTGTCCACCAGAATTTGGATAAGCAACTTTGAACAACTTAGACCCTTTGAGATAATCAGGTGGCTTAGGCTTAAAATGTAGTTGACCTTTGAAATATAGCTCTCTAAGTTCTTTAAAAGATTTAAAAGCTTCTGTTACTGACATCAATGTTTGCTGCATAGGCGTTGATGGTAACGATTGAGCAATCAAAGTCTTTGAAACTGACGCTTCAAAAGCTAAATCAAATTTGCCAGTTAACAGTTTGCCAGTTTTAAAAAATGTTTGACGAGCAAAATACACACCATTGTTGTATAACTTGCCTGATTGTTGAGAGAGATACTCTAATATTGACCTGGTTTCATCACTGAGACGCAGCAAGACTTGCTGCACTCCCATTGACTTTTTTGTTTTAGACATTGTCTCGACTTCCAATGTGCTATATATTAGTATATGCATATATACAGTAAAAACAATGCCATTCCAGAAAAAACATAAATTAGGCTTTACGAGCGAACAACCATTTGACAAAGATCCTGTTTGCTTTAAGGTTTTACCAGGAGTAAAAGACAAGTTAAAATCCGTCCCTGACTGGCAGGGACGGATAAGAGAGTTCGTTGATAAACTTATTGATGAGGTGAATGTTGAAGGCGACTAAAGTCGCTCGTGTCGCTTCCCTCTCAGGCTTGCCCTGAGCTTTGTCGAAGGGTCTAAAGACGCGCTCGTTTCCCGCATCCCGCGAGGTTTCTATGAGAGCAAGACGCAGCTGTGACAGTCGCGTCAGGTGGGTTTGTTATTCTGGACATTTTTGCTCAGTATATAAATTTTTATTTTTTGCAGTCTCATTAAGCTTGTCAGGACTTACGCAAAGGAAACGTAGTTGTGTCATTGCGACGTAAGGAAGCAATCTCACAATCTTGTTTTTTCGTCACTTGTGCGTAAGTGCTATTTACCTGAAAATGCCTGCAACTGATAACTGACAAACAGATGGTCTAATTTTTTCTAGAATAGAATCTGAGGCACCACATCCATCGGTCAAATTACTTGAAAGTCCTACCTATGGTACAGTCTGAACCACGCTTCACCCTACCAACTACCGAAGAACTACCATGTTCAGACGATACACCCGTGGATAACGAAGACCAGAATTTTCTCCCCAACCTGTTATTATTTATCCTCGAATCCATTTGGGCAAATCGGAATGATTGGTTTTTTGGTATTGATATGGGTATTTACCACACAACAGGAGTGAGTCACTTAGTACCAGTCATACCAGATGGATTTTTCAGCTTGGGTGTGGAACGACGCAAAGCAGGAAAGTCTCGTTTGAGCTACGCAGTCTGGGAAGAGGAGGAAATAGTACCCAAGTTCGCTTTGGAAGTGGTTTCCAAAACACCTGGGGATGAGTATGACAAGAAGCTAGAAATTTATGCAAAACTAGGAGTTTTGTATTACGTTATTTATAATCCTCAGTATTGGCGACGCGACCAACATCAACCCTTTGAATTGTATAAATTGGTAGATGGAGAGTATCAACAGCAAATACAAGAACCGTTTTGGATGCCAGAAGTAGGATTGGGAATTGGACGTGGAAGTTATACTTCTGGTGTGGTGAAGCGAGAAGTATTGTATTGGCATGATAAGGAAGGTAAGCGATATCTGACTGCTGATGAAGTTGCTCAAAGCGAACGACAACAAAGGGAACTTGCTGAACAACACCAACAAAGACTAGCAGCAAAGTTGAGAGAGTTGGGTATTGATCCAAATAGCATTTGAGAATAATCTCAGGCGATGCTCCAGCAGGGAGCCGCTGAGTCCCAAGGGAACACGCGCAAGGGACGCGATCGCCCAAAAGTTGAAACCTTGCCATGATTATTCGTTTAAAATTGCCATAATCCCTAAAGTCGAGTTCCACCAAACCGGGTTTCTAGATTTACGTTTTCTAAGGATGTAACTTGATATCAAAGCGAAAGTGCTTCCTGTACTGTGGGAAGATAATTGTTGGGTGACGCCCAGTCAACAATTTGATGCTGCATTTGAGCTATCTTATGTTCAAAATATTGAAATCCTGGCTGAAGAACAGCCCAATAGCACTGCTGCTGGTAACTCTATTTTTAGGGATAAGTACAGCCGCATGGACTCCTTCTAGTAGCGCTGGACTGTTACCAGCAGGGAATGCCATTACTGACGGCAATTCTCTATTGCGCTACTCACTTCCAATAGATAATAAACCTGTACGGCAACTGCAAGCTTCTTTGGAGGACATTAGCACTCAACTGCGAGCCAATCGACGTTGGGGTGCTGTTTCTCAAGACCTCAGCAAAGCATCGCGAATTCTCGGTCAACCCTCCAAAATTTTGGCAGATGTTCCACAAGAACGCCAAAGCGAAGCTGAAGCTATGATTGCTGAATTAAAATCCGGCGTAAATGCTTTGCAAGAAGTGGCCAAAACAAAAGATAAAGAACAAGTTCAGGATCAACGTGCCAAATTGCTGAGTCTTGTCGGCAAACTAGAAGAGTCAATGGTGACAGAATTTCCCTTTGAAGTGCCAGCCAAATACAGCAATTTACCTCAACTCAAAGGTCGTGCCACTGTGGAAGTGAAAACTAACAAAGGCGACCTGACAGTTGTTGTAGACGGCTACAGCGCCCCTGTCACTGCTGGGAACTTTGTGGATTTGGTGCAACGGGGTTTTTATAATGGCTTAGAATTTACCCGTTCAGAAGAATCCTACGTTGTACAAACTGGAGACCCACCAGGTAAAGATGTCGGCTTTATTGACCCAAAAACACGTAAATACCGCGCCATTCCACTAGAATATATTGTAAGAGGTGACAAAGAACCTACTTACGGTATCACTTTAGAGGAGGCTGGTCGTTACACTGATTTACCTGTTCTACCTTTCTCTGCTTATGGTACTGTAGCCTTGGCACGTCCTGAAGATGATAACAATGGTGGTTCATCACAAGTCTTCTTCTTCTTGTTTGAACCGGAACTCACTCCAGCAGGACGCAACTTGTTGGATGGTCGTTACGCAGTCTTTGGCTACGTCACTGAAGGTAAAGATGTTTTGCAACAACTCAAGGCGGGTGACAAAGTTGAGTCGGCAAAAGTCATTCAAGGTAGAGAAAATTTAGTTAAGGCAAACGTGGCGTAATATCAAATTCGGTTAATTATAACGGTTCTCATTTGAATCACATACACCAACATCCATAATGTAGAGACGTAGGATGCTACGTCTCTACACATCACCAAATCTCACCAAAAATCCTTAACAGCAACCGTATTGCCCCCCAGGAACAGATTCCAACTTCCGACTTTCAACTCCCAACTTCCGACTTCAAACTTCCGACTTCAAACTCCCAACTCAATCACTCCAAGCGCGTTGTGCAGTCCAATGACAGTCACTTGATTGATAGACCTTTACTTCTTGCAACCCCACCCGTGAAATCAACTGATTCACTTCATCCAGTGTGAGTGCAGCGTGAAGAGAATCACGAAATAACTTACTTTGATGGGGATTGTATTCTGTTCCTATATTATTCACCAAAGCATTGATTGTGATTTCATCAGCTGGTCGAAATAAGTCGCGGATGAAAATACCACCATTCGGTTTTAAGACACGCTTAAGTTCGCTAAAGAAAGGTAACGGATCGGGCAAATGGTGGATGAGACTATTTGACACAACCATATCAAACTGCTGATCTTGATAAGGCAAGTTTTTTGTGTCTACTAATTCCAGACGAATTTGCTGTTGTAAACCAGCCTGCTGAATGTGTTGTGACGCTATTTGTAACATACTTTGAGCCAAATCAATAGCGATAACTTGCCATTGGGGACGCATTTGACACAGTAAAACTGGAATACGACCAGGACCAGTACCAGCATCAAGTACTAAACCCTGTTCCTTTGGCCCAAAAGCGCTTGCTTCTTCAGCAAAAGCAGTATTTACTGTGACGAAGTCCATTGCATCATACTCAATGGCTTCCTCTAAACTATCCATGACTTCCGGTTCTAGGACTCTTTCTATCGTCATTCTCACGACTCCACTGCAATCTTCAAGGGCTTTGGAGTTGCCTACTGACCCCTCATCCTCAAAAACAATCCTCAATTTCTATATTCTCCATCTTCCCGTGAGATATGCACTCTAATTTTGGGAACACTATTATGTATCACCACTATTAACAAAGATAGGTTGATGTGGAAAAACGAATGGAATTCCAGGTCGAAAACATAGTTCCCGTGGAATCACTTAGAGCATGCCTAACACAAAGGGAACATGTCAGTATTTCTGATGATTTCAGGGATTCACATGAGGAAATGCTAGTTCCCCAGAGACAACAAGACCACTATGAAGAAGCAAACAGGTTATTACGAGAAGGAGTCCAACAGCAGCAAGCTGGGGATTCACTTGCCGCTATGAGGTCTTTGCAAGAATCCCTTGCGTTATTTCAAGCAGTGGGAGACATTGAAAAACAAGCGCAAGTACTTTCTTGTTTAGCTTACATAGTTTACCACTTAGGAGACTACAAAAGTGCAATTTCCCACTCAAAACAATGTTTACTTTTAATAAATGATGTCACCAACTTACAAGTTATAAAAATGCAGGCTCTTTCGCATTTAGGCAATGCTTATCGTCATTTAGGTGAATATAACAAAGCAATTGAATTTCTACAAAAGTGTTTGAAAACAGCGCAGCAACTAGGAGATAAGCGAAGTCAGGTAGCGGGACTCAATAATTTGGGATTGGTCTATAAAGCTTTGGGTGACCTTGATCAGGCAATTGAATTTAAACAGCAAAGCTTAGAAATTGTACGAGAACTCCAAGATCATTGGGGCGAAGAGCAGGTGCTAAAGAATTTGGGCAACACTTGGTATGGTTTAGGAGATTTTGCCAAAGCGATCGCCTACTACCAGCAGTGTATCAAAAGAGCTTACTCGCTAAACAATCACCGCACTGCACTTCAGGTGTTACACAATTTGGGTAATGCTTGTTATGCCCTAGGGGATTTTGCCAAAGCGATCGCGTACTACGAGCAACGTTTATTATTAGCTAGGGCACTGAAAGACAAGCGCACTGAAGAACAATCACTAGGTAGTTTGGGAGTTGCTTGTGAAGCCTTGGGCGATTATGTTAAAGCAATTAATTACTATGAAGAAAGTTTAGAGCTAGCTAAGTTTCTCGAAGACTCGTAAGACTCAGGAGTAGATTATTCGCAATCGGCTACAGACAAAAATGATCACGCTATGAAGGATCAAATTTGTTTTTGAGGATTCATTTTGTCCTGGTTTTGTTGTAGTAGACAATCAAAAGCTTCCTTTGTCTGTACCTGAGGAAATTCTAAGTAAAAATTGCTGACACTGAAGAAAGGTTTTGGTGTTGATAGGATAACCACGCGATCGCCCCACTGATCCAACCAGGGTGACAATTCCAAAGGCGCTACTGGACTACATAACCAAACTTCTGCAGGCGAGAGTGCCTTGAGAGATGTTGCCGCGACTGCTATTGTCATACCTGTGGCAATACCATCATCAACTAAGATGAGGGTAGCACCTTGAGTGTTCACCTGCGGACAAGCAGGACTTAATTTAGCCTGAAGAGACTTAGCTTGACTAATAGCTGCATCCAAAGCTCTTTCCCGCCACCCTGATTTCGGTGTATGGCGAAAAAATATGTTGTGCTCATCCCAAAGAACATTTCCGGAAGCAGTAACCGCGCCAATAGCTAACTCAGGATTTTCCGGATGACCAATTTTTTTCGCCACCTCTATCATTAACGGACAGTTGAGGAGACGCGCGACTGCTGCTGCTACTGGTATTCCTCCTCTTGGCAAAGCATAAACAATTGTAACAGGGTTTGTAACTTGATCAGCAATTTGCTGGGTCAAAATAGCGTCAATTGCTTGCGCCAGTTGCTCACCAGCTTGAGTGCGATTAGCAAAAAGCGGGATATTAGTCATAGCTTTCCCAGCATAGAACAATGGCTATACTTTTATCATGACTGATTTTGGCTCAAGTAAATTGCTAAGGGAAGGGAACAGGGAACAGTGAACAGCGAACAATTGATAACTGATAACTGATAACTGTTACGAATTGCGCAGCAATTCTTTTGCTACTAATCCTTTCTGTATAGCCAATATTGCGGCTTGAGTGCGATCGCGTACTTCTAACTTGTGCAAAATCGCATGGACATGAACCCGTACTGTACCAGAAGCAATATAGAGAATTTCTGCTATTTCTTGATTGCTTTTACCAGCAGCCACTAGTGCCAGAATTTCTTGCTCGCGCTTGGTTAAGGGATTATCTGCTGGTTGCTTATTTTGTATGGGCGCTGCTGTATTGTTTGCGCCAAAAGCGGCTCGAATTTCTGTGGTTGCTGTTTGATCCCACCAAGAAGCGCCTGCTGCTACCGAACGCAGTGCCAATATTAAAGACTCTGGTGGGATTCCTTTGAGACAGTAACCTTGCGCCCCTGCTTCAATTAACCGCGCAATCAAAGGTTTTTCCGAACGAGATGTTAAAACTAAAATTGGTAAATCTGGGTGCTGCTGCTTGATTTGACGACAAGCTTCTATTCCACCAATCCCTGGTAAACCAACGTCTAGCAAAACCAAATCCAGCAGATAACGATTAGCTAGTTCTACAGCTTGCTCACCATCTTCTGCCTCAGCTACGATTTCTATACCCGTCTCCTGTTGTAACCGCATTCGCAAACCCAAGCGAAACAGTTCATCATCCTCAACGAGTAATATCTTCACTACCGCACCTGGTTTCATTTTTAGTTATTGGTTCACAAGTCAGCCATTCACGAGAAAATCTCACAAACCTTGCCATACCTCGCCCTATTTATCCCCTGGTGGCGGACACACAGGCAGTCGAAACCCAAATATTGCCCCTTTGCTTGCACGACTCTCTGCCCAAATTATACCGCCATGTGCTTCAATAATTTGGCGAGATAAATACAATCCTAGCCCTGAACCTACAAACAGGCGATCGCCATGTCCTTGATAAAATCTCTCAAACAGGTAAGGTAGTTCTTCTTGTGTTATCCCACAACCATTGTCAGAAATCTTCACAATTTGATCAATAGCAGAAGTCTCCAGCACGACTTCCACTTTTCCACCACGGGGAGTATGGTTAATACCATTAATTAAAAGATTGGAGAAAACTCGCCCAAGTTGCAAATAATCGCCATTAACCCACAATGAGCGGCGAAAATCTGATTCTCCATAATTAAGACAGACACAAATCTGACGTGATCTTGCGATTTCAGTTAGGGTGGCGATCGCCTCCTCTGCTACTGTGACTAAATTCACTGGCGATCGCTGAAGTTTCAGCCCTTCAGTGTCGATGCGGTATACATCCAACAAAGTTTCTACAAGCTGCAACGTGGTGCGGTGAGAACGAGTCATTGTTTGTATGATACGCTCTTGCATCGGTGTAACTGAACCAAATTGCCCTTCTTCAAACGATTTCAACGTTTGAATTGCTCCTAGTAGGGGTGTTTTTAAGTCATGAGTTAAGGTAGAAACAAAATCTTCCCGCATCTGCGCTAGCTGTTGTTGAGAGCGTAACTGTGTTTGCGCGTAAGCAATAGCTTCCTTATTGCGGTGGTTACGTTCGCTTAAGTAACCTGTTACAACCAATGCAATTACAGCAATTAACCGATTTGCTACCGTTGGCGGATGAACCGTTTCTACTCCAGGGATAAACAAATTCAACAGCGTTAATCCGGTAGCCGCTAGCGTCACGCCAAGCACTGCGGTACGACTTAGGCGGGAACTCGCCAACAAAATCGTTCCGGTGTAGAGGTAGCCAAATACATACTCAGGCGGCGTTAGGTATTCCAGCGCTATAACTATGGCAAATCCACTGATGATCAACCAGTAAATCAGTCCTCGTTCATTCCTGGTTAAGATATTTTGTTTGATTTTCAACAAATAAGACCACATTGTCAGGTTTTATAGCGTCAATACTCTGTTTTTTATTTTCGTACAACCAGAGTTGTTGACGATAGACTTCTGCAACTATGATTTGGAATGGGTGGTTTATTTACGCCTTAGTGTACTAGTTATTTCTTCCGATTTTTATCAGGGAAAGGCATCCGACTCACAGCATAATCTGAGTTACAACCAAATTAATCAAACTTATCATAATCTTCTGGTTCTACATCAGGGACTTTATTTAAAACTTGTTGAAATTTCTCCCAACTCCCACGTTGAACTTTTTCTTCTAAATAATCTTTCGTCATCCAAGCCGAAACTTGTGCAGAGAGAGCAACAGCGACAAGTTGTTCAATTGATATATTTTCTCTTGTTGCCAAAGTTTCTATTTGTTTATACAAAGACTGAGGAATTTGTACATTTAAATTAGTCATGCGATCGCTCCCAATTCTTGAAGCACTCTTTAGAATTTGTTGTTACCACCGCCAAAGGCGAACGACAAAAGAAACGACTTTTACTAACCAAGACTAGCGATTATCATGCAAAGATTTTAAACTTTTACGGATACTGATTGTGTGGGGATGATTTTCCTCTAAACTGTGTTCAGCAATTTCCAATGCTTTGAGAAGAAGTGGTTCCGCTTCAGTGAACCGTCCTTGGGATTCGTAGAGTAGAGCCAAATTATTGTAACTAGTGGCGACATCGGGATGCTCTTCTCCTAAGAGACGTTGCTGCAGTTCCAAAGCTTTTTTGTACAACGGTTCCGCTTCAGTGTACCGTCCTTGGGATTCGTAGAGTAGAGCCAAATTATTGTAACTAGTGGCGACATCGGGATGCTCTTCTCCTAAGAGACGTTGCTGCAGTTCCAAAGCTTTTTTGTACAACGGTTCCGCTTCAGTGTACCGTCCTTGGGATTCGTAGAGTAGAGCCAAATTATTGTAACTAGTGGCGACATCGGGATGCTCTTCTCCTAAGAGACGTTGCTGCAGTTCCAAAGCTTTTTTGTACAACGGTTCCGCTTCAGTGTACCGTCCTTGGGATTCGTAGAGTAGAGCCAAATTATTGTAACTAGTGGCGACATCGGGATGCTCTTCTCCTAAGAGACGTTGCTGCAGTTCCAAAGCTTTTTTGTACAACGGTTCCGCTTCAGTGTACCGTCCTTGGGATTCGTAGAGTAGAGCCAAATTATTGTAACTAGTGGCGACATCGGGATGCTCTTCTCCTAAGAGACGTTGCTGCAGTTCCAAAGCTTTTTTGTACAACGGTTCCGCTTCAGTGTACCGTCCTTGGGATTCGTAGAGTAGAGCCAAATTATTGTAACTAGTGGCGACATCGGGATGCTCTTCTCCTAAGAGACGTTGCTGCAGTTCCAAAGCTTTTTTGCACAACGGTTCCGCTTCAGTGTACCGTCCTTGGGATTCGTAGAGTAGAGCCAAATCGTTGTAACTAGTGGCGACAGAGGGATGCTCTTCTCCTAAGAGACGTTGCCTGAGTTCCAAAGCTTTTTTGATCAACGGTTCTGCTTCAGTGTACCGTCCTTGGGATTCGTAGAGTCCTGCCAAATTGTTGTAACTAGTGGCGACATCCGGATGCTCTTCTCCTAACAGACGTTGGAACAGTTCCGAAGCTTTTTTGTACAACGGTTCCGCTTCAGAGTACCGTCCTTGGGATTTGTAGAGATAAGCCAAATTGTTGTAACTACTGGCGACATCGGGATGCTCATCTCCCAACAGGCGTTGCCTGAGTTCCAATGCTTTTTTGTAGAATGGTTCCGCTTCAGTGTACCGCCCTTGGGATTTGTAGAGTGATGCCAAATTGTTGTAACTAGTGGCGACAGAGGGATGCTCATCTCCCAACAGGCGTTGCCTGAGTTCCAATGCTTTTTTGTACAACGGTTCTGCTTCAGTGTACCGTCCTTGGGATTTGTAGAGTGATGCCAAATTGTTGTAACTAGTGGCGACATCCGGATGCTCTTCTCCCAAACGGGATTGGACGACTGATACACATTGCTCTAACCACGGTTTCGCCAACGCATACAAACCCTGTCCTGAATAAAATCTACCCAAGCCAGTAAAAACCCAAGGTAAATTTTCATCACTGACTGCATCAATCAGATTTTGTGCGACTTCTGCTAAGTGTGGAATAGCAGGAGTTAAAGCAGTGATTTCGTTCAGATTAGGTGTTTGAGGAATTTCTTTCG
This portion of the Brasilonema sennae CENA114 genome encodes:
- a CDS encoding Uma2 family endonuclease gives rise to the protein MVQSEPRFTLPTTEELPCSDDTPVDNEDQNFLPNLLLFILESIWANRNDWFFGIDMGIYHTTGVSHLVPVIPDGFFSLGVERRKAGKSRLSYAVWEEEEIVPKFALEVVSKTPGDEYDKKLEIYAKLGVLYYVIYNPQYWRRDQHQPFELYKLVDGEYQQQIQEPFWMPEVGLGIGRGSYTSGVVKREVLYWHDKEGKRYLTADEVAQSERQQRELAEQHQQRLAAKLRELGIDPNSI
- a CDS encoding peptidylprolyl isomerase; the protein is MLHLSYLMFKILKSWLKNSPIALLLVTLFLGISTAAWTPSSSAGLLPAGNAITDGNSLLRYSLPIDNKPVRQLQASLEDISTQLRANRRWGAVSQDLSKASRILGQPSKILADVPQERQSEAEAMIAELKSGVNALQEVAKTKDKEQVQDQRAKLLSLVGKLEESMVTEFPFEVPAKYSNLPQLKGRATVEVKTNKGDLTVVVDGYSAPVTAGNFVDLVQRGFYNGLEFTRSEESYVVQTGDPPGKDVGFIDPKTRKYRAIPLEYIVRGDKEPTYGITLEEAGRYTDLPVLPFSAYGTVALARPEDDNNGGSSQVFFFLFEPELTPAGRNLLDGRYAVFGYVTEGKDVLQQLKAGDKVESAKVIQGRENLVKANVA
- a CDS encoding class I SAM-dependent methyltransferase; the protein is MERVLEPEVMDSLEEAIEYDAMDFVTVNTAFAEEASAFGPKEQGLVLDAGTGPGRIPVLLCQMRPQWQVIAIDLAQSMLQIASQHIQQAGLQQQIRLELVDTKNLPYQDQQFDMVVSNSLIHHLPDPLPFFSELKRVLKPNGGIFIRDLFRPADEITINALVNNIGTEYNPHQSKLFRDSLHAALTLDEVNQLISRVGLQEVKVYQSSDCHWTAQRAWSD
- a CDS encoding tetratricopeptide repeat protein encodes the protein MLVPQRQQDHYEEANRLLREGVQQQQAGDSLAAMRSLQESLALFQAVGDIEKQAQVLSCLAYIVYHLGDYKSAISHSKQCLLLINDVTNLQVIKMQALSHLGNAYRHLGEYNKAIEFLQKCLKTAQQLGDKRSQVAGLNNLGLVYKALGDLDQAIEFKQQSLEIVRELQDHWGEEQVLKNLGNTWYGLGDFAKAIAYYQQCIKRAYSLNNHRTALQVLHNLGNACYALGDFAKAIAYYEQRLLLARALKDKRTEEQSLGSLGVACEALGDYVKAINYYEESLELAKFLEDS
- a CDS encoding phosphoribosyltransferase, with the translated sequence MTNIPLFANRTQAGEQLAQAIDAILTQQIADQVTNPVTIVYALPRGGIPVAAAVARLLNCPLMIEVAKKIGHPENPELAIGAVTASGNVLWDEHNIFFRHTPKSGWRERALDAAISQAKSLQAKLSPACPQVNTQGATLILVDDGIATGMTIAVAATSLKALSPAEVWLCSPVAPLELSPWLDQWGDRVVILSTPKPFFSVSNFYLEFPQVQTKEAFDCLLQQNQDKMNPQKQI
- a CDS encoding response regulator → MKPGAVVKILLVEDDELFRLGLRMRLQQETGIEIVAEAEDGEQAVELANRYLLDLVLLDVGLPGIGGIEACRQIKQQHPDLPILVLTSRSEKPLIARLIEAGAQGYCLKGIPPESLILALRSVAAGASWWDQTATTEIRAAFGANNTAAPIQNKQPADNPLTKREQEILALVAAGKSNQEIAEILYIASGTVRVHVHAILHKLEVRDRTQAAILAIQKGLVAKELLRNS
- a CDS encoding sensor histidine kinase, translating into MWSYLLKIKQNILTRNERGLIYWLIISGFAIVIALEYLTPPEYVFGYLYTGTILLASSRLSRTAVLGVTLAATGLTLLNLFIPGVETVHPPTVANRLIAVIALVVTGYLSERNHRNKEAIAYAQTQLRSQQQLAQMREDFVSTLTHDLKTPLLGAIQTLKSFEEGQFGSVTPMQERIIQTMTRSHRTTLQLVETLLDVYRIDTEGLKLQRSPVNLVTVAEEAIATLTEIARSRQICVCLNYGESDFRRSLWVNGDYLQLGRVFSNLLINGINHTPRGGKVEVVLETSAIDQIVKISDNGCGITQEELPYLFERFYQGHGDRLFVGSGLGLYLSRQIIEAHGGIIWAESRASKGAIFGFRLPVCPPPGDK
- a CDS encoding tetratricopeptide repeat protein: MGRSRELERLHQQLQRNNEVVIAAVEGMGGVGKTELAIQHSLLHLQLHTYPGGICWLRAREEDIGLQIIQFARTDLGLQPPEDLELPERVRWCWQHWQHKGDTLVVVDDVKDYSLIKPLLPPQPSQFKVLITTRLKLDLAGSLFLEVLQEDDALLLLTQLVGEQKVTQESIKAKELVQRLGYLPLALQLVGRYVKKRKISLTEMLRRLEEKGLRHPSLEVKENDPTWTLDIKRGVAAAFELSWSELSESAQQLGCLLSLFALAGIPWLLVERAAADLDAEELEDARVELENLHLLTGEDTYVLHQLIREFLRDKQKNLASGDEHKSSFCQAMVEVAKEIPQTPNLNEITALTPAIPHLAEVAQNLIDAVSDENLPWVFTGLGRFYSGQGLYALAKPWLEQCVSVVQSRLGEEHPDVATSYNNLASLYKSQGRYTEAEPLYKKALELRQRLLGDEHPSVATSYNNLASLYKSQGRYTEAEPFYKKALELRQRLLGDEHPDVASSYNNLAYLYKSQGRYSEAEPLYKKASELFQRLLGEEHPDVATSYNNLAGLYESQGRYTEAEPLIKKALELRQRLLGEEHPSVATSYNDLALLYESQGRYTEAEPLCKKALELQQRLLGEEHPDVATSYNNLALLYESQGRYTEAEPLYKKALELQQRLLGEEHPDVATSYNNLALLYESQGRYTEAEPLYKKALELQQRLLGEEHPDVATSYNNLALLYESQGRYTEAEPLYKKALELQQRLLGEEHPDVATSYNNLALLYESQGRYTEAEPLYKKALELQQRLLGEEHPDVATSYNNLALLYESQGRYTEAEPLYKKALELQQRLLGEEHPDVATSYNNLALLYESQGRFTEAEPLLLKALEIAEHSLEENHPHTISIRKSLKSLHDNR